Within Cellulophaga sp. L1A9, the genomic segment TGTCTATCGTTGCTGTTTTCTTTCCTGTTTCTTCTCCTTTTAGCGCTTCTGAAAGAAATAATAGTTTAGCCGTAGGTTCCTCATTAACCACCTCTGAAACCATATTTTCTAAATGCTTAGGAAGCGTTAATTTTGTCGCAGTAGCTTTATCTAATTGAACCAAATCTGGCATTAAATACAAAGAGTCTGATGTTTCTCCTGTACCCGCATGACGGTCTAACACTTTGGGCTTTGGGCTATGATCAGGTTTCAAATAGGGACGTATTGCTTCGCCAAAATCTACGGCAATACCCTTGGTTTTTTGGTTAATTTGATCTACTAAAAAAGTAGTAATAGCCCTATTCCCGCCATGAGAATTCATAAACACAAAACGTTTAAAACCGTGTTTGATCAACGATTGAACCGTTTCCATATGCACTTGAATTATCGTGTCTGCGCTTAATGTAATAGAGCCAGAAAATGCCATGTGATAAGGAGATTGTCCTGCCATTAAAACAGGAGCTACTAGAATATCACGCTCTTGTGCGATAAGCTTACACTGCTCTACTCCGTTTATAAAATCGGTCCCAATAGGCAAATGACTTGAATGCTGTTCTAATGCTCCAATAGGAATAATAACCATATCAGATTTCGATAAAAATGCATCCACCTCAGGAACCGTCATGTGAGGCAAATAATTCTTAACTTTTTTCTCGTTCCAAAGTGGGTTTATTGAGGAGCCTGTATGCATAGAAATACGTTTTAGAATAAATAATAGTTAATTAGTTCTGCTTTAAAGATTAAGCGATAGGCTATTTTATGATAATTGTTTCTAGATGTACAGGAACGATAATAGTAGCTTCGGGGGAAACGGCTTTAACCTCTTCAATAAAAGGTGTAATCTTATTGTCTATAGCTTTTTCTTGAGAATACCCATAAGGCACTCTAAAGTTATCCCAATGGGTAGGTATTATAGTTTTAGGAAAATTTGTAGCTTTCAATAAGCGTTCTGTATACTTGTAAATTTCCAATCTTGAAAAATTTACGCCTGGCAAAAGAATATCTGGCGTTAGGCCTTGAACTTCTTTTTCTAAAAAGTTCATAGAACCTGCTGTTAATATTTTGTGATTATTGAATCTTACATAAAACATTAAGGAACCACCTTCTATAAAGTCTTCTAGCTTTAAGGGTGCTTTTAATTCTTTTTCATGCGTTCTAGCATCAAAATAATGTTTGTCATTTAAAGCAGAATGTATCGAAGGAACCACCTTTACCGAAAACTCATCAAACTGATAATCTTCCCCGCCTCTAACGGTAAGTAGTTGTTCTTCCGGAACCCCGTAGGCTCTTAGTATATTGCAGCTCGTTTCTGTAGCAATTACTTTAGCACCTGTTTTCTTTGCGATATAAGGTACATCTCCTAAATGATCTAAATGCGAATGGTGTACTAAAATATAATCAGCCGTTGTAATATGTTTATTGATGACCACGGTGTCTGATACAAAATAATCACTTTCATAATAATTTTTACGAGGATCTTCTTTACTATTTGCAGGGCTATCTCCTAATTTTACTCTAGACAAATAAGGGTCTACTAAAATGGTTGTTTTCCCATCTGTCATTTCCCAACCAGCACCACCAAAATATTTTAATTTCAGTTCTTGACTGCTTGCATATTGAAGACCTAAAAACAGAAGTCCTAAAAACCATGTTTTAGAACTCATAATTTTTGAAGGTGATTTTTTAATTCGTGTATTTAACATGAAGTGCATAAATTTAAGATTGCATTAAAAGAGTGATACTAATCGATGACCTCAACGATTACTTCTATTTCTACAGCTTGCGCTCTAGGTAATGTAGCTACACCAATGGCAGCGCGCGCATGAATACCTCTTTCTCCAAAAACAGCCACCATTACATCTGAAAAGCCATTAATTACTTTTGGTTGTTCTATAAAAGTAGGCTCAGCGTTTACAAAAGCCAAGGCTTTCACGATACGCTTCACTTTTTTTAAATCACCCAACATGTATTCTAATACTGCTATTTGATTTATTGCCGTTAATCTAGCACCTTCATAGCCTTGATCAATAGAGACATCTAGCCCTAGTTTCCCTGTCATTTCAGTTCCATCTGCATATCTAGGGCCTTTGCCTGCTAAAAATATAAGGTTACCAGTTTGTACACCATTAACGTAATTAGCTACTGGGTTGGGGGGACTAGGTAACGTTATATTTAATTCTTTTAATCGCTGTTCTGGATTGTATTCTTTTTCAATACTATCTGGCATTACTTTTTTCAGTTATCGTTTTTAGCTTTAAAATCCGCCGCGTGCCACAAAGGCTCACTTTCATAATAATTTCCATTGGTAACAACTGCTTCAACAGTTCTCAAGTTTTCAATATTTTCTAATGGATTTTTCTCTAAAATAGCAATATCTGCTTCTTTACCAATCTCTAAGGTCCCTGTTTCATCGCCTCTTCCCATAGCAGTTGCAGGAACGATTGTAGCTGTTTTAAGAGCTTGCAAAGGCGTTAATCCTCCATATTTAGTATAGGTTTCTAATTCTAAAAAGAGTCCAAATCCTGGTGCAAAATTATCCGTACCAGCAACAACAGGTATCCCTGCTTTGTAAAACTTTCCTATTACCGCTGCAGATTTCATTATATCTTTCTTCGCTTGTTCTGCACGTGTTGCATTTAAACCACTTCTAAACCTTTTACCTTCAAAAAGTTCATAAGCCATTTTACCTGCATCTGGTTCTATTGTTTCCATTAATTCGCCTTCTTGCATAGTACGTACAACTCCCAAACCAAGTGTAGGATCTAATACAGTACCGTGTTTTAAATAAAACGCGATTGCAGTATTAATCTGCTCCTCAGTAATTTCATTTTTAGCCATAAAATATGACCCTAATTCTGATATTTTTTTATCTGGAAATAATACCGCTAAAATCCTATTGTAATGACTTAACATATCCATACCATCTTCCACCGCCTTATTTGCATTATCGACCAATGCAGGAACATGGCCGGTAACGGTCATACCAACTTTATGAGCTTCAATAGCTAATACTTTTAAAATTTCTGGCTCTATTGAAGTATAAATCTTAATTTGCTCATACCCATTTTTATGGTATAAGTCTACAACTTCCTTAGCTTCTTCTGCAGATCTAGCTCTTATAATTCCGTTACCTTTAACACCAGGCCCGTCCGTCATACCAGACAATAGAATATCTGGCCCCAAGGCTCCATCTTTTGCTATAGCATCTCTAAAAGCGGTTGCAAATTCTAATTCATTACCATTATCTCTAATTGTAGTAACACCACCCGCTAAGTATGTTGGTGCCCATTGTACCTGATTTGAATGTGCATGCATGTCCCATAAACCAGGTATTAATGTTTTTCCTTTTACATCAATAACTGTTGCGTTTTCAGGAATTTCTACATCAGTTCTTTTTCCAATTGTTTTAATACGACCATCTTCAATAATCATGGTCATATCCTTTAATGTTTGATCACTTAGACCATCTACAATATCACCACCAACTAAAGCTTTAACTTTAGCTTGTTCTCCTTTTAAATCTGTAGTATATTTTTTAAGCGCTGCCATTTGTTCTTCGACATTACCTTTGATAAAAAATGGTTTAGCTTCTTCATAACCTTTCTTTATTAACTCTCTAATTTGAGTATTTGCTTTTACTAAGGCAACTAAATTTTTAGACTTATCTAACCAAATGGTACGCCCGCCCCAATTAATACCTTCAACAACATAACGATCTAATGCAACATCTTCTCCTTTTATTTGAACAATGTCTTCTCCTTTGTGTGTTAAAGAAACTTCTCCTCTTGGTAACGTTGATAATGATGTAATACCTTCATGATTAAAATAATATTGATATAACATCATTTCAATCCCAGCAGGAATATTACTATTTACTGCAAAAAAAGCATCTTTTTTATTTGAAGTAACTACATCAAAATGCTTTTCCCATATGGAAACCTGATCTCCATGAACCTCCATTTTAAATATATTAGTGGTATCCTTACTCGTAATACGTCTACTTTCATAAGATATTGGTTCCAGATCAGTTGTTAAGTATAATTTTGATTCTATACCCGTAATACGACCTCTTTCATTTTCACCTTGGATAGACGTAACTGTTATCCTGTCTTTATTTGAAGTAATATTATAAGTTTCTTCCCCTATTTGTGACTGCCTTCTATAAACAAAAAAAGTACCCTCATCACTAATATCTTGCCATTTTGAGGGTGTAGTTGTACAACCAGTAACGAAAAGCAACACAACCATTTGTAGCATGTAGCTTGCTTTATTCATCATAAATTTTGAATTATTTTTAACTATCATTTTAGTTTTTTTTAGAATTGTAATTAGAGCCTATACTTAAAATCAAGGAAATTTAGGGGTGAATTTATTGAAGTAAAACTGATTCAATTCATCAGAATTACTTTCAATAATATCTAGTTTATTATCGCCATTTAAATCAAATGTCAGGATATCATAGGTACTAAAATTCTGATTATTTAATTGAACTTTCTCCCAGGAAGTGGCATCTCCCGAGTTAATAAAAACGTTATTTGGAGCGGCTACATTCCCAACAATGATGTCTATATTACCATCACCATTTAAATCGCCAATAGACAGCGAGTAAGATTCATCTGAACTATCATCAAATACTACTTTACGCGTGTATGTTCCTTTTTTACTTCCAAAATAGATGACATTAGGCTCTCCTATATTTGCAGTAATAATATCCTTAAATCCATCTTTATCTAGGTCTATTACGGCTACAGATCTTGTAACATCATTACCTGTTCCATAGGGTGTTTTTTTTGAGAATTTTAGATTGCCATCATTTAAATACACATAGTTGGGTTGGTCATCTCTATTGGCTAATATCAAATCTAAATATCCATCGTCATTCATATCTGCAACCTCAACATCTATGGTAGAATCTTTTTTATCACCAAACCCTATAACTTCCGTAAAAATCCCTTTTCCATTATTTAAGCAAATTTCATTTTCACTTCCTCTATTGGTAATCAGAATATCTTTATCGCCATCATCATCTAAATCTGCAACAACAATATTTCTTGTGTGCCCATATTTTTCACCAAAGCTTGCACCTTTAGTAAAGTTTCCTGCTCCGTCATTTATAAAAATGTAATTGGGAGCCATATCATTTCCAACGGCAATATCTAAATCGCCATCACCATCAAAATCTGCGAGTTCTGTAGAATAACTTGTTTCTTGCTCTGTCCCTAAATTTTTTGAAACGGTAAAAATACCACGTCCATTGTTTATAAAAATTCGGTTCTGACCTGGCCAATGCCTACCATTTGCCGCAACAATATCTAAATCGCCATCATTATCAATATCACCAATACCCATAGAAGCGGTTCTCTCCTTATGGATACCTAAAATTGTTCTACTATTATTAAAAAAATTTGATTTTTGGGAGTGTACAGAAAGGATGCAACTTGAAAAAAGTGCAAATAGAATATATTTCATACGTTAACTATTAGTTGGTTTGAGTCGCTAGTATTAATAAGCAGTTGTGTCTCTTTTTATAGACACAATTTTGGTACTGAATTTTATTTATTTAAAATGTTGGATCCCCATGGCTTGATACACCTCTTCGGCATAAAAAAGATTTCCCCCCTTCATGGTCCACTCAACATTACGAATTGCACTAATCGCTTCTAAGGGATTTCCATCGATAAGAATAAGATCTGCTTTTTTACCAACTTCTATAGAACCGTATGATTCTGACACCCCTGTCATTTCTGCAGATTTTATTGTTGCAATTTTTAAAACCTCCGCATTGGGGATACCTGCTTGCGCATAAAGCTCTAGTTCTCTATGATATAAAAAACCTGGAAGCCCATCTGTACCTGGAACAATTTCTATCCCTTTCTCATACAAATCATAAACAACGGCTAACATTTTATTAAAACTCCCTTTATAGCGTGTTATTTTCTCACCAGATTTTGGGAGTCCACCGCTATAATAATCACGTTGGTTAAGTAATGGAAGTCTGTCTATAATCTTAACATAAGTAGGACTTGGCTCGCCTTTTACGGACACAAACATATTTTCAAAAATAGAAACGGTAGGATCTATACGGATGTTTTTTGTTTTTAAAAGATGCACAAAATCGAGGTATTCTTTAGATTTAAGATCAAGGTCTACACCGTGGTATGCAGACATCGTATGCCTTAATGGCGTGCGGGTATCTATGGTATCTGATAAAAAATTGAGCAAAACCATGTTCATATGCTGTATCTCATCATATCCTTGATTAATGGCTTGCGTAGCCGTCATAAAAGCAGGAATATGACCGCTAACACGCATCTCTAATTCATGCGCTCTTTTAGTTAAAGGCGCTACCCATTCTGGCCTAATAGAACTATATAATTTAATTTGCTCATAGCCTAGATCTTTATATTCTTGTATTTCCGACAAGCCTTCTTCTACAGAACTCACTACGTTACGTTGATTCGCATAAGGCCCATCTCCATCTATAATACCCCCAAATGTGACAATACGTGGGCCGATAATTTCATTGGTATTAAATTGCTTGCTTAACACTTTTAATTGTTTGTTGTTTGCTAAATCTCTAACAGAAGTAACTCCACCAGCCACATGTAACATGCCTCTAAATTTGGTATTATGCGTATGCATATCAAACATGCCAGGCATTAGTGTTTTTCCACCACAGTTAATAACTTTAATCTCTTTACTTATTTCTTGATCATCACTAGCTTTAATTGATTCGATGTTATCACCATCTACAACTACATCTTGATTTTTTAATAGTGTTCCTTGAGCAGTAAAAACATTTACATTTTTAATGATAACCTGATCTAGTTTATGAGTTACCTTTTTAGCCACATCAGCTAAATACTCATCTTCAATAGCGTCTTGTATGCCCTTCATTTCTAGGCGCAATTCTTTTAAATCTGTTCTAATAATATGCAGATTTCCTGATATTTTAGCAACCATTTCATCCCCGATCATCCATAAATATGTGGGATTCATGTCCAATCCTTTCACCATTAAAAGGTTTATTAGCGTACTGTTAGAAAGAGATATAGCACGTTTATCCACAAGCTCAACTTCGCCTTTTGGGTATAATTTTACTTTTTCGTCTTCAGAGGACATTAGAAGTTTGGCAAGAACTTCATAAATGGCAGGAGAGCCATCATATCTAAAATAAAGGGCGTCTCCGTTGAAGTCGCCCTTACGCTCACCTTTTGGATTTAACCAAGTTGCTTTATGCTTTTCACTCTTAAAAAACTCCTGTATGGAATCTTTTAAATAATTAACCCCAGAAACAGATTGCGAAGTAATATACCCTTTCTTATTAAAAGTTAGTTCTTCTAAAAATTCAGGACCACGACCTCTATCTGTATAGGTATAATAATAGTTTACCGTGTTTTTATTGGTCTTCCACTTCTCATATTTACCTGCTAAACCTTCTCTAAAAACCACATCGTAAACCACTTTATCTGAAGTGTTCTCATTTGCAGAGAATGGGTTATTAAAACTACTTGTAATTATAAAAAAAAAGAAAAGTGTGCATATATATTTCATAAGCTACAAGAGTATTTTAAGGTGTATACTTCGTTTTTTTGCTATTTAAGCGTTAAGACTTTAGCGTATCTTTAAAATACCCCAACCAATTGAGACCCAGTATCTTTTCTATATCCCCGGTACTATACCCTCTTTTGTCTAAAACTTTTGCCACTTGCAAATAACGATCTGGTTTATCTAATTCGGGAATCCAAGGTGGCCATTGTACTTTATAGGATGGTTTAAATCTCGTTAATCTTGGTACGTACCAATTCTCTCTAGTAGCACCTGTTGCCTCTAAACCTTGAATAGCAAAATCTGCTGCAACACCTACATGGTCTATTCCTGCAATTTTAACGGCATGGTCTATATGATCTACATAGGTTTCCAGTGTGGTTTTTGTCCCTAATTCTGGACCAATCATATACCCTAAACATATAATTCCTATAACTCCGCCTTTATCTGCCATTGCTTTAATTTGGCCGTCTGTTTTAGCTCGTGGATGGTCTTTATATAAAGCCTCACACATAGAGTGATTAAAACAAGCACCAGAGGTACTAAATTTAATTCCGTCGTTAGTTGTTTCTCGCCCACAATGCGATAGATCTATCATGATCCCTAGCTCATTCATACGTGCTAAAGCCTCAATACCAAAGTCTGATAAGCCAGAGTTGGTGCGTTCTGTACTCCCGTCTCCCAATAAATTTCTCTGATTATAGGTTAATTGAATCCAACGTGTTCCTGCATCATAAAGTGTATCAATATTATCTATTGATTTTTCTATCATTGTTGCATTCTGAAACCCTAAAAATGCGGCCGTCTTATTTTCTTTTTTTGCGCGAATAAAATCATCAGCGCTTGTAGCAAGTAATAGTTTATCAGGATTATCTTTTATTCGTTTTTGCCACTCTGCTAACGAAGCTAAGGCCACATTTAAATTACCCGATGCTAATGAAGCTCCAAACCCCGTATAACCAGATTGATCTAATGCTTTAAAAGATTCCTCGTTCCAACCCCTAGGTATTATTAACCCATCTATAACGATGGCTTCTTTATAAAGTTTTTCTATTTTTTTATCTAGAAGGTTTGTAAATACACTGTTTGACATGTTTTGGTTTGGGGCTATAGTAATGGATTCCATTATTGAATTAAAGGCCATTGCCGTCTGTGCGGGAAAAAGTGTTCCTAGTGATAATAGTTTGACTAAATTTCTACGATTTTGTTTCAAAATATTCTAGTATTACTATTTAAAAAATGATATAAAGAGATAGTTAAAAAGCAAGGCTATTTTTAGCATTGCTTTTTATCATGAATTAAATCTTGTACACACATTGAAAATAACAGTAACGTATCAATGTGTGTAACAAGTAAATGGTTCCAATAGGGTATTAATTAATACCCTGGATTTTGCTCAATATTAGGATTAACATCTGTCTCGTCTTGAGGTATTGGCATTATAACAGTATCTGCTCCATAAGGAATTAAACAAATCTGTGCCGTACAGTTGGTTCTAACAATATCCATTTGATTACGCATCAAATCCCAAAGTCGTTGTCCTTCAAAGGCCAACTCTAATCTTCGTTCCAAGAATATAGCATCATCAAGAGCAACACCAGTATCTGTATTATCTGGTTCATCTGCAATTGCACGTTGACGTACCATATCTAAATCATCTTGTGCACCCGCTATATCAGTACCAATTTCTGCTCTAGCTTCTGCGCGTATCAAATACATTTCTGCTAGTCTAACAACTTTTACATTGTCAAAACCATTGATGTCCGGATATTTGATCATCCTATTTGGTGCAAATTCTCCAGTTAATAAAGGGTCTACTTCAAAGGTGCTTAAGCGAGCATCATTCTCAGGATAAAGATTAGCTACATCATTTGAAGGAAGGTAATCTCCAAAACCTGCTTGTAGATAAAGTCCAGCGATACCATTACCACCAACATTATCAGTTTCAGTCATTGATATTTCAAAAATAGACTCCGAACTATTGTCGGTTGTCCACAAGTCATAATAGTTAGCGTTGGAAACTAAACTATAATCACCTGATTCTATAACATTTGAAGCCATAGCTTCTGCATTTGTCCAATCTTCTTGAAACAGATATACTTTAGCCATTAATGCCCTTACCGATATTGGAGATAAGGTATTTGAATTACCGCTTCTAGAGTTCCCATTCATAAAAGAAATACCCGTAGTCATATCAGAAATAATTTGTTCATATACTTCTGCTACGGTACTTCTAGAAGGTTCATTATCTAAATCAAAATTCAAAACAATTGGCACCCCTAAATGACTAGCATCTGCCGTATAATTATATTGTTGAGCAAACATGCGTACTAAATCAAAATACATCAAACCTCTTAGCGCATAAGCCTCACCAATGATATGATTTTGCTCCGCTATAACTGCATCAGATAAAATTGTTTCGGAGTTGATGATAGCGTTAGCTGCATTAATTCCTTCATAAGCACTAGCCCAAAGCGCTTGCGCCTGTCCATCGGATACTCTTTGAATATGTTCGGCATAATCTACAACTCTGTTGGCCTGCCCATTTTGTTTTACGTCATCTGCTAATACATCAGGTATCATAATCATATAACGTCCATAATATTCTGAACCAGATAATTTATTATATATGCCAGTAATAGAAGATTCATAACCGTCAAGATCCAATAAGGCATCGGTATCCGAAACAGATTGTTGCGGAGTAAGTTCTAAAAAAGAGTCTGAACAAGAGAATACGAGTCCAGTCAATATCGATAATATAAATATTTTATATGTTTTCATATTTTTCATCATTTAAAGTTGAATATCTAAACCTATGGATACAGTCTTCACTGCTGGCGTCTGTCCTGTGTAGCTACCATTAATACCTTGTTCTGGATCAATGTACAGGATATCCTCTTTCACAAAGGTTAGGATATTAGTTCCTCTAGCATACAATCGCATAGAATTCAAACCTAATAGCGAAGTAATCTTTTCGGTAAAATTATAGGCAACTGTTAAATCTCTTAATCGAATATAACTACCATCATACAACCATCTAGTTTGGTTTCCTTCATTACTACCATTACGACCACCCCAAATAAACTGAGGCGCTAATGCGTCTGTTGAACCAGGTTGCCATCTGTTGTCATAAATAAAGTCAGCTGTACTTCTTGGCGTTAGTCTTCCGTCTCCTAATGTACCTCTTGCTCTAGAATCAAAAATATAATTACCGTAAGAGTAGATAAAGTTGGCACTAAGGCTTACATCTTTATAAGTGAACATGGTATTGAAACCTCCAAAAAATTCTGGTGTAGCAGACTTGTCATCTAAAAAGCGCTCTGCATCACTGATATCATTCGTTATCGTTGTTTTTGAAGCATCTGTATACCATTGTGGATCACCATTTTCTTGATTCACACCAGCCCAACTATATAAATAGAAAGATTGAAAATCTTCACCTTCTTGTCTTCTATAAGCACCATCTGTAAAATCGTCAGTAAGTTCTGTGATTTCATTCTTTAGAAAGGTGGTATTAAACCCAACATTCCAAGTAAAGTCTTTCTTGCTGATGATATCTGCATTCATTGAGATTTCCAAACCTGAGTTTTTCATTTCACCAAAGTTTTGGGTCAACGAAGAGAAGCCGGAGGTCAAGGTAATTGGCACATTTAAAATAAGGTCTGAAGAAGTACGTTCAAAATACTCAACAGTACCACTTATTTTAGAAAACAGACCAAAATCTATACCTACGTTAAAATTCTGTTGACTCTCCCAAGTAAGATCAGGATTGGCAATTTGGTTTGGACTACCACCTGGATTACCATCATAATCTTGACCAAAAACGTAAAGTCCTTGTGAAGGAAAATTACCAATGGCAGCATTACCTGTTACACCCCAAGAACTTCTAACTTTTAGTAAATCTAAAAAGGAAACATCTTCTAAAAAAGATTCCCTACTAGCAACCCAACTTCCACCGAAGGAATAAAAAGTACCCCATCTGTTATCAGCACCAAATCTAGAAGACCCGTCTCGTCTTAAACTACCTGAAAGAAAATATTTTCCATCGTAGTTGTAATTTAACCTAGAAAAGGCAGAAACAAAGGTATACTCAGATTTTGATCCACTAATGGCAAACTCTGCCGATGCACTATTTAACGTTCTTAAACTTTGGTTAGGAAATTGCGTTCCAGAAGCACTAAAGGATTCATTATTAGTTTCTTGAGCTTCAAAACCCCCTAAGACATTAAAGTTATGGTTATCACCTAAAATAAAATTATAATCTGCTGTTTGCGTACCTACAAAGGTTCTAAGTGACGTATTGGCTTCGTAACCAATACCTCCAGAATTTCTTCCTCCACCATATCTTGGATTTTGATATTGCGATTCGGTTAACGTAAGAAGGTCAAAATTCAATTGTGAACGTAAGGTCAGATTCTTAATTGGTTTAATAGACACCGCAAAATTATCAATAACCCTAAACTGTTTATTTTCCCATAAATCATCACCACTTAAAGCACCAACTGGGTTGGCTCCTCCTAAAGGAAAATAGTCGGCATGTTCCCCATTAAATCTTCCTTCTTCATCATAAATAGGAATTAACGGTGATAACTCTAAAGAGTTTTTAAACGGATTATTAAAAGAACCACCATCAAAAAATGTATTTGTTGTACTGTTCGAAACCGATATATTATTGGAAATGGTTAAATAATCTGTCGCTTTAAATTCAATATTACTTCGGGCACTTAACCTATTAAAACCAGATCCTATAATATAGTTTTCTTGATCATAATAAGCTCCAGAGAAAAAATACTTTAAATTATCAGTACCTCCACTAGCACTTAAATCATAACTTTGAGTTATTCCCGTTCTGGTAATTGCATCTAACCAATTGGTATCTGTAGGTTCTCCCGTTGAAGGATCAATCAGTTGTTGAAAAGTAGCATCAAATCTTGCTTGCGCTTCCGCTGCTGTATCTCCACCATTAACATAACCTTCAAGATAAAGTTCTGTATACTCTGCGGCATTCAATGGTTTCAAGATCTTATTGTATGCTTGTGAATTGAACCCTGTTAGGGTTTTTAAGGTAATTTTAGCCTTACCAGACTTTCCTGATTTTGTGGTAATTAAAATAACACCATTTGCTCCTCTAGACCCATAAATTGCAGTTGAAGATGCATCTTTTAATACTGAAATTGATTCAATATCATTAGGGTTAATCGATGCCATAACATTAGTACTAGTACCTCCATTATCTATAGTACCGATACTACCATTTTGTATAGGAATACCATCTATAACGTACAATGGTTCACTAGACGCTGATATAGAACCAATACCTCTTATTCTAACTTGTGTATTTCCACCCGGGGCACCATCTACCGCACTTGCCTGTAAACCTGCAGTACTACCTCTTAATGCTTGCTCGAAACTAGAAACCGGTGCTTGTTCAAAAGTTTCACTTTTTACAACACCTACAGATCCTGTTAAAGATTCTTTTGTTTGCGTACCATATGCCACAACTACAACTTCACCTAAAGCTGCTGCATTTTCTTTTAAGGTGATATCGATAACATTTTTTTCACCAACAGTAGCAGTTTGAGATAACATTCCTATATAAGAAAATGCTAATATGTCTGTACTATTAGCGTTAATAGCATAGTGACCATCAAAATCTGATTGCGTACCTTGAGTGGTACCTTTCACAAGAATATTTACACCTACTAATGGTATTCCATCAGTACCATAAACGGTTCCTGTTATTGTCTTTTCTTGTACCGAAGCATCATCGTTTGAAATATTTTGGTTCGTTGTTCTCGATTCAACTTTTTTAACGACAATTTGCTTCCCTTCTATCTTATAGGTAAGATTTGTATTTGAAAAGGCTTTATCCAGTATGGTAGAAATTTTTA encodes:
- a CDS encoding TonB-dependent receptor — its product is MKKNLSLGILTLMRIFLLFITIGLSSAYANLAMGQSKMDVELNNLSVEQFFSEIQSTSNYIFFYKDDVISTNKKISLKLKNVKISTILDKAFSNTNLTYKIEGKQIVVKKVESRTTNQNISNDDASVQEKTITGTVYGTDGIPLVGVNILVKGTTQGTQSDFDGHYAINANSTDILAFSYIGMLSQTATVGEKNVIDITLKENAAALGEVVVVAYGTQTKESLTGSVGVVKSETFEQAPVSSFEQALRGSTAGLQASAVDGAPGGNTQVRIRGIGSISASSEPLYVIDGIPIQNGSIGTIDNGGTSTNVMASINPNDIESISVLKDASSTAIYGSRGANGVILITTKSGKSGKAKITLKTLTGFNSQAYNKILKPLNAAEYTELYLEGYVNGGDTAAEAQARFDATFQQLIDPSTGEPTDTNWLDAITRTGITQSYDLSASGGTDNLKYFFSGAYYDQENYIIGSGFNRLSARSNIEFKATDYLTISNNISVSNSTTNTFFDGGSFNNPFKNSLELSPLIPIYDEEGRFNGEHADYFPLGGANPVGALSGDDLWENKQFRVIDNFAVSIKPIKNLTLRSQLNFDLLTLTESQYQNPRYGGGRNSGGIGYEANTSLRTFVGTQTADYNFILGDNHNFNVLGGFEAQETNNESFSASGTQFPNQSLRTLNSASAEFAISGSKSEYTFVSAFSRLNYNYDGKYFLSGSLRRDGSSRFGADNRWGTFYSFGGSWVASRESFLEDVSFLDLLKVRSSWGVTGNAAIGNFPSQGLYVFGQDYDGNPGGSPNQIANPDLTWESQQNFNVGIDFGLFSKISGTVEYFERTSSDLILNVPITLTSGFSSLTQNFGEMKNSGLEISMNADIISKKDFTWNVGFNTTFLKNEITELTDDFTDGAYRRQEGEDFQSFYLYSWAGVNQENGDPQWYTDASKTTITNDISDAERFLDDKSATPEFFGGFNTMFTYKDVSLSANFIYSYGNYIFDSRARGTLGDGRLTPRSTADFIYDNRWQPGSTDALAPQFIWGGRNGSNEGNQTRWLYDGSYIRLRDLTVAYNFTEKITSLLGLNSMRLYARGTNILTFVKEDILYIDPEQGINGSYTGQTPAVKTVSIGLDIQL